GCGCGGTATTCGCAAGGGCCTGCTGAAGATCCTGTCGAAGATGGGTATCTCCACCGTCGCTGGCTATCGCGGCGCGCAGCTGTTCGAAATCGTCGGGCTGGCGCCGGAGGTGGTGGCGCTGTGCTTCCCGGGTACGCCGTCGCGTATCGGTGGCGCAGGCTTTGCGGAACTGGAACACGACCAACGCCTGTTGGCCGCCGAGGCGTGGAACGAGGCGTTGCCGCTACGTGCAGGCGGACTGTACAAGTTCGTCTACGGCGGCGAATACCACATGTACAACCCGGACGTGATCGCCAGCCTGCAGAAAGCCGTGCGTACCGGCAGCAGCGCGGATTACCGCATCTACGCCGACTACGTCGATCACCGCCCGCCGTCCGCGCTGCGCGACCTGCTCACGCCGCGTCCGCTCGGCGAATCGGTGCCACTGGACGAAGTCGAGTCGGTCGAGAGCATCCTGCGCCGCTTCGATTCGGCCGGCATGTCGCTGGGCGCACTGTCGCCCGAAGCGCATGAGGCGCTGGCGATCGCAATGAATCGCCTCGGCGCGCGCAGCAATTCGGGCGAGGGCGGAGAAGACCCTGCGCGCTACGGCACCGAGAAGACTTCGAAGATCAAGCAGGTCGCCTCGGGTCGCTTCGGTGTCACGCCGGCATACCTGGTCAATGCCGAAGTGCTGCAGATCAAGATCGCCCAGGGCGCCAAGCCGGGCGAAGGTGGCCAGCTCCCGGGCCACAAGGTGGATGCCACCATCGCGCGCTTGCGCTATGCCAAGCCGGGTATCGGCTTGATTTCGCCGCCGCCGCACCACGACATCTATTCGATCGAAGACCTGGCCGAGCTGATCCATGACCTCAAGGAGGTCAATCCTTCGGCCCTGGTCTCGGTGAAGCTGGTCAGTCATGCCGGCGTCGGTACGGTCGCGGCGGGCGTGGTGAAGGCAGGTGCCGATCTCATCACGGTTAGCGGCCACGATGGCGGCACCGGTGCCAGTCCGCTGACTTCGATCAAATACGCGGGCACGCCGTGGGAGCTGGGCCTGGCGGAGACACAGCAGACGCTGCGCCGCAACGACCTGCGTGGTCGCGTGCGCCTGCAGACCGACGGTGGCCTGAAGACTGGCCTGGACGTGATCAAGGCCGCCTTGCTCGGTGCGGAAAGCTTCGGTTTCGGTACCGGCCCAATGGTCGCGCTAGGCTGCAAATACCTTCGCATCTGCCACTTGAACAATTGCGCCACCGGCGTGGCCACCCAGCATGCGGTGCTGCGCAAGGAGCACTTCATCGGCCTGCCGGAAATGGTGATCAACTATTTCCGTTTCGTCGCCGAGGACGTACGTGCGCATCTGGCGCAGCTGGGCGTGCACAGCCTGGACGAGATCATCGGTCGCGCCGATCTGCTGGAGCAGCTCGATGGCACCACGCCGGTCCAGCACAAGTTGGATCTGCTGCCGTTGATCGGTACCGGCTCATTGGGCTCCAGCGTCGATTTCGCCTGCACCTTGCCGCGCAATCCGATGCGCGACGAAGCCGAGCTGGCCTCGCGGATCGATGTCGCGACGCGCGAGGCGGTGGTACACCGCCTCGGTGGTGTGTTCACCTTCGATATCGCCAATACCGACCGTGCGATCGGCGCACGTCTTTCCGGTGAAGTGGCTCGTCGCCATGGTGACCATGGCATGGACGAACATCCCCTCGTGCTGAAGCTCAACGGCGCGGCGGGTCAGAGCCTTGGTGCATGGAATGCCGGTGGCGTGCGCATCGATCTCACCGGCGAAGCGAACGACGGCGTCGGCAAGGGCATGGCCGGCGGCCGCATCGTGGTTCGCCCCCCCGCTGACTCGCCCTTTGCCAGTCAGGATGCATCGATCATCGGCAATACCTGCCTCTATGGCGCCACCGATGGCGAGCTGTTCGCTGCGGGTCGCGCGGGCGAGCGTTTCGCCGTACGCAACTCAGGCGCGCTGGCGGTGGTGGAAGGCGCGGGCGACCACTGCTGCGAATACATGACCGGTGGCGTGGTGGCCGTGCTCGGCAAAGTCGGCCTCAACTTCGGTGCGGGCATGACGGGAGGCTTCGCCTATGTGCTCGATCTCGAGCGTACCTTCGTCGACTGCTACAACCACGAACTGGTAGACATCCTGCGCATTTCGCCCGAGGGCATGGAGCATTACATGCAGCATCTGCGCGGCCTGGTGGCGCGTCACGTCGAGCTCACCGGCAGCGATTGGGGCCGCCACATCCTGCAGGATTTCCGTGGCCTCCAATACAAGTTCTGGCTGGTGAAGCCGAAGGCCGCGAGCCTGTCGGCCCTGGCTGAAGAGCTGAGGAGCGCGGCATGAGCGACAAGGACTTCCAGTTCCTCAATGTGCCACGACAGACGCCGCGTACGGTGCCTGTATCGATTCGCGTGCTCGGCTATGGCGAGATCTCGGGTGATTTTGGCGCGTCGCAGGCGGGTACCCAGGCCGAGCGCTGCATCGACTGCGGCAATCCGTATTGCGAGCACGCCTGCCCGGTACACAACTACATTCCGAACTGGCTCAAGCTGGTGGAAGAAGGCCGCCTGATGGAGGCGGCGACGCTGATGCACGAGACCAATCCGCTGCCGGAAATCTGTGGGCGCGTCTGCCCGCAGGATCGCCTGTGCGAGGGTGCCTGTACGCTGGAACAAACGGCGTTTGGTGCGGTGACCATTGGCAGCATCGAACGTTGGGTTACGGACGAAGCGTTACGCCAGGGATGGCGCCCTGATCTTTCCGCCGTGCGCGAGACCGGCAAGCGGGTCGCCATGGTCGGTGCGGGCCCGGCCGGGTTGGCTTGCGCCGATCGCCTGCGTCGTGCCGGCATCGCCGCCGATGTCTACGACAGCCAGCGGGAAATCGGCGGCCTGCTCACCTTCGGCATTCCGCCGTTCAAGCTGGACAAGGCCGTGGTGCGCACGCGCCGCGAGTTGCTCGAAGGCATGGGCGTGAACTTCCTGCTTGGCCGCGAAGTGGGGCGTGATATCGAATTCGGCCAGTTGTTGGACGAATACGATGCGGTGTTCGTCGGCACCGGTGCCTATACCTATGTCGATGCCCAGCTGCCGGGACGTGAGCTGCACGGCGTGCACGACGCGCTGCCGTTCCTCATTGCCAATACCGAGCGACTGCTGCGCGACGAATCGCCTCCGCCGGCGTTCGACTTCCGCGGCAAACACGTTGTCGTGCTTGGCGGCGGCGACACCGGTATGGACTGCAATCGCACGGCGATCCGCCTGGGCGCGGCGAGCGTCACCTGCGTGTATCGCCGCGACGAGGCGAACATGCCGGGCTCCGCACGCGAGGTGAATTACAGCCGCGAGGAAGGCGTCACCTTCCTGTTCCAGCGCCAGCCGCTGGAGATACTCGGTGGCGCGCGCGGCAACGTGCGCGGCGTGCGGGTGATCGAAACGGCCCTGGTCGATGACGGTTCCGGCCGCATGCGTCCGCAGAACGTGGCGGGCACCGAATACGTCATCGACGCCGACGTGGTGATCCAGTCGTTCGGCTTCCTGCCCAGTCCGCCTGATTGGCTGCGCACGCATGGCGTATCGCTGGACCGCACGGGACGCATCGTCACCGGCGCCAACGGCAACCTGCCGCACCAGACCAGCCACCCGCGCATTTTCGCCGGCGGCGACAACGTGCGCGGCGCCGACCTGGTGGTGCGCGCGGTCTACGACGGTCGCGAGGCGGCTGGATCGATCGTGCAGATGCTGCAGGAAGTCGATGCACCCGCGCTCGCGCATGCCTGAGGCCAGTCAGGCACCGTGAGTGACCAGGGTGACGGTGTCGTGCACGAAGCGGCCATCGTCCGCGATGGCGAAGTGCTCGCGCACCGTGCTGGGCGCAACCAATGGCAGGCTGCGTATGGCTGCGATGTGCTCGGCACAGGTTCGGGTGCGCGCCGCCCACTCGTCGAATCGCGTTGCCTGCAGGCGCGCGAGGGTGTCGCCGGCGTTTTTATCACCCGCATGGAGGGCGCGTCGAGCTCACTCAGGTTACGCTGCGGCCCTCCGGTCTTCCGGGTTACAAGCTGGTGTTGCTGTTGCCGGAAGCCGGTGGCCGCTGACGCTTTAAGGAGCAAATGATATGCGTCTTGGCCTCGCCGCCAATCAACTTCATCACACCCATGCGGATGCGGCGCTGTTCCGCTGGCTGCGTGCCAGCGAAGCCGGCATCCGCGAACTGGGGCTCGGCCTGCACACGGTGGGGCGAACCTATGATGCGATCTTGCGTGCAGGGCATCTGGAGAGTTATGCGGCCCTGCGTCGCTATCCTTATGGACGCGAGGGCGGCTTGATGAAGCTGGTTGCCGAGGTGGTCGGCCTCGGTGACGACCGCGTGTTGGATGGTGCGATCTACCTGATCGATCCGGTCGATCCCTCGTCAGTCTTTCCGGAAGCGGTGGCGTTGAAGCGGCAGTGCGTGATCCACGGCAAGCCGTTTATCTCGACGGTGGCATCGGCACGCGATTGGATCGAGTTCGAGCGTATCCATGCCGGCTGCGCGGCCGATCCGGGCGCCGACAGGTTCTATGCGCTGGAAACGCAGACGGCGGCCTTGATTGCGCACGATGCGATGAAGCCGCAGATGCTTGCCTATGCCGACGAGCATTTCGACGTGCTCTCGCGTTTTGCCCGCCGCGTCGGCACTGGAACGACCGGCCAGCGGCTGAATGAACTGGCCTGGAGCCGCGGCTGGCCCAAGGACTCGCCGTGGGTGGAACGTTACGAGAGTGGTCCCATGGGCGGTGATGCGCAGATCGCCGACTTGGTGCTGGAAGGCCACTGCCAGCGCGCGATCTTCTTCGAGGACCCGCATGTGGCGCGCCAGCACGAGGCCGACATCCAGCTGCTCGAACGCGCTGTGACCACCCGTACCGACGAGGCGGTGTGCATGACTTCGCCCAAGGTGGCTGCGCGCTGGGCGGCGGCCGTGCGGCGGCGCGCGGCTGCGTGAACCGGCACAGGCGCACGGGCTTTCGCCAGTTCTATACTCCCGGCAGTGCCCAGTACGTCGCTAGGCCAGGGGCCAGTGTCGACGGGGGAAACCGGGACGGCGCGCCGAGCGATCGGCGCGCCGTTTTTTTTAAGGTTCGGCGCTGGTGCGGGCGCAACTGCTCACCCACAATGCCTGAATGAAGCCGGGAGCCCTTTCGATATGTGCCTGATCGCGTTGGCATGGGAAGCCCATCCGCGCTGGCGCCTTCTGCTGGCAGGAAATCGCGACGAGTTCCATGCGCGCCCCAGCCTGCCGCTGGCGCGCTGGGGGCAAGCGCCGATCATTGCCGGCAAGGATCTGGAGGCCGGCGGCACCTGGCTAGGCGTGACCGACGCCGGTTGCTGCAGCGTCGTCACCAACGTGCGTGATCCGCGCGATCCGCAACACGGGCGTTCACGTGGCCTGCTGGCGCTGGACTATCTCAACGGCAGCGCCGATGCCGTGACGCACGCCAACGGTCTGCTGGCAACGGCAGCGGATTACCGTCCGTTCAACCTGCTGACCTTCGATACGCGGCAGGCGTTCTATCTGGGCAACCGGCCCGACGCACGTGCCCAGGCCATCACGCCTGGCGTACACGGGCTGTCCAATGCCGACTTCAATACTCCGTGGCCGAAGACTCGCACGCTGATGCAACGTCTGCAGGCGTGGCTTGATGCTCGCGAGGATGATGAGTTCGCGCCGCTATTCAGTGCCCTCGCCGATCCGCATGGGTATCCGGATGACGAGCTGCCGGACACAGGCGTGGGACTGGAGCGCGAGCGCCGGCTGTCTTCCGCCTTCATTAGCGGGGAGCATTACGGTACCCGTGCCAGCACGGTGGTGGCGATCGGCTATGACGGTCGCGGTGTGGTGGTCGAACGCCGTTTCGGGCCTTTCGGTCGCCCTGAGGGTGAGACGGCGATACCGCTGGTGGCGGCGGGCTGAAGCATCGGCGATCGGCTCGCTCGGGGCACCCTTGGCCCTCGTCCCGCCGGCAGCGGGCGCACTCAATCTTCGCCGGAGCGGGCTTCGGGGAATTCGCCGTCGACGTAGAACCACTGGCCGTGTTCGCGCACGAAGCGACTGACCTCATGCATGCGCTGTGCCTTGCCGCCGCCATAGCGCAGACGTGCGATGAACTCCACCGTGGCTTCATCGTTGGCGCTTTCGTGGCGCCTCACCGTAAGCCCAAGCCAGGTCGGCGCAGGCTGTTGCGCGCCGAGTTTCAACGTGGCGGGGCGAGTGCTGGCGTGCCAGGTGGCCAGCAGGTAGTCCTCGCGCTTGAGCACATAGGCACTGTAACGCGAACGCATCAGTTGCTCGGCGGTGGTTGCGTGGCCGCCCTCATGCAGCGGCCCACAGCAATGGGCGTAGCCGGCAGCGTTGCCACAAGGGCAGGGGGTGAGCGTGTCGATCGCTTGCACGTAAGGTCGCATGGTCGCTGGAGGTGTGGCGGGCAACGCGCCATTGGGCGCATCGTGGCGCGAACGCCGTCCGAAATCCATTGATTCGCGCGGGCACCTTCCGCCGGGCGGCGCGGATCGCCCCGGCCCTGCTGCCGGGGGTAAAGGTCTGGTCGGGCTATCCCTCCCCGACAGATGCCTGCCGCTGCCAAACACGGCAGCGGTTGTTGGCTGGCATGGTGATGTCGTCCACCAGCTTGAAACCGGCCGCGTCGGCGAGCGCGTCCACTGCTTCGGCATCGCGGATGCGCATGTGCGCGCCACGCGCCTGCAGCCACTGGTCGAACGCGGCATTGCTGTCGCTGGTGTAGTGCCCGTCGTAGTTGAACGGTCCGTAGACGATCAGCTTCGCATCATCCGTGGTCGCATCGGCCAGATGATCGAATAGCTGCTCCACTTCATCCCAGCCCATGATGTGCAGCGTGTTGGCGCTGAATACCGCGTCATGACGCTGTGTCGGCCACCTGCCACTGACATCCAGTTCGATGGGCGCGGGTGTGTTTGGCAGCCTGGCTTCGTTTAGCCAAAGCTGGATGCCGGGCAAGTTCTCTACCCGATCCGTACATTGCCAAACCAGCTGCGGCAACGCTGCGGCGAAATGCACGGCGTGCTGGCCGGTGCCGCTGCCGATCTCCAGCACGTTCTGGCGATCGGCGAAATGAACACGCAACACGTCGAGTATCGGATCCCGGTTGCGCTCGCAGGATGGCGCGTTCGGTTTATCTGCACCCATCAGGCGACGCGTCGACCACTCAGCACGCGCGCGGGCAGCATCAGCAGCGCGCCGAGAAAGGCGAATACCGCACTCACCGTGATACCCACCAGACGCAACGGCAAGCTCAGCAGCCACACGATCGGGTACAGCACGATGGCCAGCAGCGCCAGCGGCCAGCAGAACACCAGCAGCAACAGCCACAGCAGGAAACCAACCATGGGACGATCCTCGTGTCAGAACCGGCGCCACTCTAGCGCAGCGGATGGGCTCGCGAGTAGATGACTCCCGTCACCCCATCGGCTTGACGCCGATCAGCCACGCATGCAGCGCGAAGGCGAACACCGCCCAGCCCACGATGCCTGCCACCACCGTGATGACGTCACTCTTCGCCGTGCCGGCGGGATAGACCACCCCGGCCAGTCGATCGCGGCGGCGGGCGCTGACGAAATCGACGACGGCCCATAGCAGAAAGGCACCGAACAACACGACATCGTGCAACATGCCGGTGGCCAGCAGATGGCCGAAAGCCCAGGTCTTTACGCCAGCCAGCATCGGGTGGCCGAGCCTGGCCTTGAAATGATTGTTCGGCACATAGGCGGCCGCGACGAGGATGAAGGCGAGCAGGGTGAACAGTGCGTTGAGATGCCGCAGCCATATCGGCGGCACATAGAGGAGTACCGGTTGATGTCTCGCCAGTCCAAAGCCCCAGCAGATCATCACGAAGCCGACGATGGATGCCAGCGCGTAAAGCCCTTTCCAGCGCTTCTCGCCGATACGGGCGATCTGTCGACTGCGCCAATCGTTGGCCAAGATGCGAATCGAGTGCGCACCGAGGAAGATCACCAAACCGAGGATCAGCAGCGCCATGAGCTCACCTTGGGTGTGTTGGGCTGCGGCGATTATAGGCACGGGACCACCCATGCCGTGACGGCTCGAAGCTAGTCGGCGCGAGGGATAACCCGGACGACGAAAGCCAGTGAGTCCTTGTACAGCACGAAGGCACCACCGTTTGGCCGCCAGGCGTCACCCGCCTGCAACAGCCCCGCGGCTGTCCCGGCGGTGCCTCGCAGTACGTAGAGCAGCGCGCAGGTGGTGTCGGTCGCGTGACTGCCGGGCTCCTGGCAAACGGCCACCGAACCCTGCGCTTGTGCGCGTCGCACCATCAGGTTGAAGTCGCGTGTCGGGCCGCCGACAAGGGCCGCATCGACGTGCGCTTCGCCCGCGAACGCGAACGGTTCGTAAGGTGTGTGCAAAGGGTGCTCGAGCGTGCCATCAAGCGTCATGGTGAAGCCGGCGCCGTCGAGCAGGGCGATATGACGGTCGATGCCAGGAAACGCAGAGAACGGCGCTGCGCTGTTCACTTCGGCCACGCTCACGCGCCACAGGAAATGCTCGTTGTCGGCATCGACCGGAAAGCGTGCGATCTCGCGCGTCACGCCCATGCCATTCTTCCAAGGCTGGGGCAGGCAATCCGCGGCGCGAATGATGCCGGATGTCATGCCACTTTCTCGATCACGCGGGTGAACGGAGGCAGCGATTTCAGCATGCGTTCGCCGTAACGCTTGAGCACCACGCGACGATCCAGCAGCACGATGCGGCCATGATCGGTTTCGGTGCGGATCAAGCGCCCGCAATACTGCGTCAGCAGACGCGTTGCTTCCGGCACGGTCACTTCGATAAAGGGGTTGCGCCCACGCGATTCCAGCCATTCCGCATAGGTCGCGCCGACCGGATCGGTGGGCACGGCAAATGGCAGCTGGGTAATCACCACGGTTTCGCAAAGCTTGCCGGGAAGGTCCAGGCCTTCACCGAACGATGCGAGCCCGAACAAGGTGCTGCCCTTGCCGGCTTCGATATCGGCGATGTGCTCGGCCACCAACTGTGCCTTGCCCAACGAGCCTTGCGCGCGCACCTTGCGCACGTGTTCGATCGGCAGCTTCTGCAAGACGCGGTCGAGCTTGATGCGCGAAGTGAACAGCACCAGGTTGCCGGCATCCCAGTCGAGATGTTCGGCCAGCCAGTCGCAAATTTCCTGCGTGTGGTCTTCGCGTGCATCGGGCAACGAACGCATCGCGGGCACTTCCAGTCGCGCTTGTGCTGCAAGGTCGAATGGCGACGGCAGGCTTAGCGTGACTGCATCGTTCGGCAGGCCCACGGCATCGGCGAAACCGCGGAAATTGCCGCCTGCGCTCAGCGTGGCCGAGGTCATCACTACGCCGCTCGCATTCCCCCAAAGCACGCTGCGTAGCAGCCCACCGGCCGACACCGAAGAAGCATGGCAAACCAGCTGCTGGTCGACGCTCAGCGTGACCCAGCGCGCCAGCGGCGGTGCATTTTCGCCATCGCTGGCCGACCATGCACGCCAGGTGCGGGTTTGCCGGTCGATGCGTTCCAGCGCCATGCCCAGCTCGCGCGAAAGCGCTTCATGGGTGGGGCCGCTCTCGGTCATCTCGAGTACGGCGCGGCGCACCGCACCGATCCAGCGTTCCACTTCGCTGGTGAACACGTAGAGCACGCGCGCATGTTCCACCCAGGCTTCGGGCAGTTGGCCGAGCGAGCCGCGATACATGGGCTCGTCATCGTCCGGCGAGGGCAGCCAGGCGAGACGGATCTCCTTCTCCAGCTCCTCCAGCGCGTCGCTGAGTTCCTGCAGCTTTTCGTCGCCGGCATCGAGTGAAAGCTTGCCGATCACTTCCTTGTCGGTGAGCGAATAGGCGGCATGGATCTGTCGGCCGAGGCGGCTGAGCTGGCGCACGGCGATACTCATGTACACATCGGAGGCACCGCGATCGATCGCCTTGGACGGTACGTGGTGGCCTTCGTCGAAGATGTATAGCGTCTCGTCCGGCTTGGGCAGGATCACGCCGCCGAAGCCTTCTTCCTCGCGCGGCATGGTGAGATCGGCAAGCACCAGATCCTGGTTTGCCACCACAATGTCCGCGTCACCCACCGCGCGACGTGCAGCGAAGAACGGACAGCTCATGAACTGGCCACATTTGCGGCTGGTGCAACCGCCTGCGCTGGTGGTGATCATCGGGCGCAGCACGTCGCTGATCGGCTCGGGCGACGCATCGATGTCGCCATCCCATTCACCACGGTCGAACAGGCCGGCGAGCTTGGACAGCGCCTTCTTGTCGCGCTCCTGCGGCGGCTTTGTCCACAGCGCGAGGTCGGCATCGAAGCCCAGCCCCAGCTGAGCCGTCTCGTTGAGGCTGTTGCCGGCCATATTGAGGTTGCGCGGACACAGGTAACGCCCGCGCCCCTTGGCCAGGGCCACCTTCGCCTCGGTGCCGTTGAGCTTGAGATACAGCGGGATATCGCGCTGTACCAGCTGTTCCTGCAGCGCGACGGTTGCGGTGGCGATCAACAGCTTTTTCTTCTGCGCCCGCGCCACTTCGACGCCAGCGATCAGATAGGCCATCGACTTGCCGGTACCCGTGGGCGCCTCGATCACCGCGACACCGCCTTCCTGCGCCAGCGCCTTGGCCACCTCGGCGATCATCTTTCCCTGCGACGCACGCGCACGAAAGCCTGGCAGGCCGTCTTTCAGGCGCGTATAGGAGGCGCGGATGGCGTCTTTGGTTTCGTCGGTGAGCATGGGGTGGGTCAGGCGAGCGCTGTCGCGGCAGGCGAGCATTCTCGCATGGCCGGCCCCTACCTGCCGGGGGAGCAGGGCCGCGTCAGTGCGATGTGTTAATGGCCAATGCCACGGCTTCCGCCACCCGAATGCCGTCAACGGCGGCAGAAAGAATGCCGCCGGCGTAGCCAGCGCCTTCGCCGGCTGGATACAGGCCGCGTGTATTGAGGCTCTGGTAGTCGTCGCCGCGGCGGAGGCGTACTGGCGACGAGGTGCGTGTTTCCACGCCGGTCAGCAAAGCGTCGTGCATGGCGAAGCCCTTGATCTGGCGATCGAAGGCCGGCAGTGCTTCGCGAATGGCTTCGATGGCGTAGGCGGGCAGGGCGGGCGCCAGATCGGTGAGATGCACGCCGGGTTTGTACGAAGGCTGCACACTGCCGAGTTCGCGGGACGGCTTGCCGGCGATGAAGTCGCCCACCAGCTGTGCCGGCGCGTCGTAGGTGCCGCCGCCCAGTTCGAATGCCCGCGATTCCAGTGCGCGCTGCAGCGCAAGGCCGGCCAACACGCTGCCGCTGTCGTCGAACGCGGCGAAATCGCTGGGCTCAATGCCGACCACGATGGCCGCATTGGCATTGCGCTCGTTGCGCGAGTACTGGCTCATGCCGTTGGTGACCACGCGACCCGGTTCGGAGGTGGCGGCTACCACGGTGCCGCCAGGACACATGCAGAAGCTGTAGACCGAGCGGCCCCGGCCTTGATGAGCACCGCTTGCGTGATGCACGAGCTTGTAGTCGGCCGCGCCAAGAATCGGGTGGCCGGCATGGTTGCCGAAGCGTGCACGATCGATGATCGATTGCGGATGTTCGATGCGAAAGCCGATGGAGAACGGCTTGGCCTCCATGTACACGCCACGCTCGTGCAGCATGCTGAACGTGTCGCGGGCGCTATGGCCGATGGCCATGACGACATGATCGCTGCGCAGCTGCTCGCCGCTGGCCAAAACCACGCCGCGCACGTGGCGTACGCCGTCGGTATCCGTTTCCACCAGCACATCGTCCACGCGCTGCTTGAAGCGGATTTCCCCGCCCAGCGACTCGATCGTCGCGCGCATGTTTTCCACCATCGTCACCAGACGAAAGGTGCCGATATGTGGCTTGCTGACGTAGAGGATTTCCTCCGGCGCGCCCGCCTTGACGAATTCGGCGAGCACCTTGCGACCGTGATGCTTGGGGTCGGAGATTTGGCTGTACAGCTTGCCGTCGGAAAACGTGCCGGCGCCGCCCTCACCGAACTGCACGTTCGATTCCGGTTCCAGCTGGCGCTTGCGCCAGAGACCCCAGGTATCGACGGTGCGTTCGCGCACCGCCTTGCCACGGTCGAGGATGATCGGTCGGTACCCCATCTGCGCCAGCAGCAAGCCGACGAACAGGCCACACGGGCCGGTGCCAACCACGACGGGGCGGTGGCTCAACGCGGCCGGTGCCTGCGCCACGAAGTGGTAGCTGGTGTCCGGCGTGGGCTGCACGTGCTTGTCGTCGGCGTGGCGCTTGAGGATCGCCGCTTCATCGGCCACATCCACGTCCAGGGTGTAGATCAGCTGGATCGCACTGCGCTTGCGCGCGTCATAGCCGCGGCGGAACACCGTATAGCCGCGCAGCGCGTCCTTGCCGAGACCGAGCTTGGCGCGGATGGCGGCCTCGATGGCGCCTTCAGCGTGATCCAGCGGTAGCTTGATATCGGTGAGTCGCAACATACGGAGTTCCGGGCGTGGGGTCAGCGGTAACCCGGCATTTTCGCACGCCCGGGCCGTTGCTTCCCGTCACTTGCGCAGGCCCTGGTGGCGCAAGGGCCTGCGGCTACCGGATCAGCCCTCGCTGGCGATCCTGCGCAAGGTCTGTTCAAACGCTTCCGGCGGCTGGCCGCCCTGGATCAGGTAACGGTCGTTGACGATCACCGAAGGCACCGCCTGGATGCCTTGCGACTGGTAGAACTGCTCCTGCGCGCGCACGTCCTGGGCATAGCGGTCCTGCGCCAGGACTTCGCGGGCGGTAACCGGGTTCAGGCCGACCTTGCCCGCCACGTCCACCAGCACATCGTGCGAGCTCACGTCACGGCCATCGGTGAAATAGGCGGTGAGCAAGGCTTGCTTCAGCTCAGGCTGGCGACCTTCCAGTGCAGCCCAGTGCAGCAGCCGGTGCGCATCGAACGTATTCACTATGCGGCTGCGCTTGGCCAGGTTGAAGGTGAAGCCCACGGCTTCGCCGCGCTGGCGGATAGCCTCGCCGTTCTTGGCGATCTGTTCGGGCGTGCTGCCGTACTTGCGCGCTATGTGCTCGACGACGTCTTCACCTTCCGGCGCCATCTGCGGGTTCAGCTCGAACGGCTGGAAATGCATCTCAACGGTGACCGAGTCACCCAGGCGGTGCAGCGCCTGTTCCAGCGACTTCAGCCCGATGGCGCACCAGGGACATACCACGTCGGAGACGAAGTCGATCTTGAGCGGTTTGGTCATGACGATTCCTGAAAGGCGGGGCGCGAAAAGCGCAATGCCTCCAAGGTGGGGGCATAGTCAGCCCCGATCAATCCGCGTCAAGGGGCCGGCGACACCGGCCCCTTGCTGTCGCTGGCTTCAGGGCTTGCCGATAAAGTCCATCTTGCCCAGCTCCACGCCGCCCTGGCGCAGGATGGCGTAGGCGGTGGTGGTGTGGAAGAACAGGTTCGGGATCACGAAGTGCAGCAGGTAGCCTTCGCCTTCGAACTGCTGCTCGCCAGTGCGGGTCTTGATGGTCACGGTGCGCGTTTCGCTGCCGTCGATCTGCTCAGGCTTGAAGGTCTTGATGTACTCGATGGCACGGTCGATGCGCGCGTAAAGTTCGGCGAAATTCGCTTCGTTGTCCTCGAACTTCAGCGGCTCCACACCGG
This sequence is a window from Dyella humicola. Protein-coding genes within it:
- a CDS encoding DUF1993 domain-containing protein, giving the protein MTLSMYQAAVPVFLRALSNLQHVLRKGEAHAEARKFDPALLIQARLTPDMLPLARQVQIATDMAKNGCARLAGVEPLKFEDNEANFAELYARIDRAIEYIKTFKPEQIDGSETRTVTIKTRTGEQQFEGEGYLLHFVIPNLFFHTTTAYAILRQGGVELGKMDFIGKP
- a CDS encoding DsbA family oxidoreductase; this encodes MTKPLKIDFVSDVVCPWCAIGLKSLEQALHRLGDSVTVEMHFQPFELNPQMAPEGEDVVEHIARKYGSTPEQIAKNGEAIRQRGEAVGFTFNLAKRSRIVNTFDAHRLLHWAALEGRQPELKQALLTAYFTDGRDVSSHDVLVDVAGKVGLNPVTAREVLAQDRYAQDVRAQEQFYQSQGIQAVPSVIVNDRYLIQGGQPPEAFEQTLRRIASEG
- a CDS encoding NAD(P)/FAD-dependent oxidoreductase, with translation MLRLTDIKLPLDHAEGAIEAAIRAKLGLGKDALRGYTVFRRGYDARKRSAIQLIYTLDVDVADEAAILKRHADDKHVQPTPDTSYHFVAQAPAALSHRPVVVGTGPCGLFVGLLLAQMGYRPIILDRGKAVRERTVDTWGLWRKRQLEPESNVQFGEGGAGTFSDGKLYSQISDPKHHGRKVLAEFVKAGAPEEILYVSKPHIGTFRLVTMVENMRATIESLGGEIRFKQRVDDVLVETDTDGVRHVRGVVLASGEQLRSDHVVMAIGHSARDTFSMLHERGVYMEAKPFSIGFRIEHPQSIIDRARFGNHAGHPILGAADYKLVHHASGAHQGRGRSVYSFCMCPGGTVVAATSEPGRVVTNGMSQYSRNERNANAAIVVGIEPSDFAAFDDSGSVLAGLALQRALESRAFELGGGTYDAPAQLVGDFIAGKPSRELGSVQPSYKPGVHLTDLAPALPAYAIEAIREALPAFDRQIKGFAMHDALLTGVETRTSSPVRLRRGDDYQSLNTRGLYPAGEGAGYAGGILSAAVDGIRVAEAVALAINTSH